The DNA segment CCCAAAATTTGCTGTAACGGCTTATGGTCCGTGATTAGAGTGAATGATCGACCATAAATGTAGTAGTGAAACTTCTTTATGCCAAAAATTATGGCCAATGCCTCTTTTTCAAGCTGGCTGTATTTCTTCTCCGACTCGGACAACGTGCGCGATGCGAAAGCAACCGGTCGAGACCTACCGTCCTCGAAAACGTGGGAAAGTACGGCACCTACTCCGTACTGCGATGCGTCACAGGCCAGCTTCAATGGCCAGCTCCTTGGCCAGCTCCTTGGCCAGCTCCTTGACCAGCTCATGGCCAGCTCCTTGAACAGAGTTTCGTACTTGGCTAGCAAGGAATCGAGCCTTTCCTTCGTTCGAGAAGACGAGTCAAACACTGACCTTGAGATGTAGTTCAGACCCCAAATGCTGTCCCAGTCTAGACGTAGTGTGTGTAGCCATTCTCGTCCTAGCAGTGGTGGTCCTGCTTGGTCGACGAGGTAGAGCGGCAGCTGCGCTGTCCGTCCACTATACTGCACGTTGACAACCGCGACGCCACAAGGTCGGACGAGTGCTCCGGTATAGGTGCGTAGGGTGACGTCAGTTGATCGGTAGCTGGTAGAAGGAAGCCGCTTCTTGAACTGCTTGAAAGGCATGATTGACACTGCAGCTCCCGTGTCAAGTTCCATTTCTACCGGTGCATCATTTATATTTAGTTTAACAAAAATGGGAGCGCGGCTGGCAGCCCCTTGTTTGGAAATGCtgatagtcggctcctgtgtcacaACTTTTAGCGTTTTCAGGCTCCGTTTTTTCTTATACCCGTCATGACATTGCCTGTTGCTGCTCCGACAAGCTCTTTGAATGTGTCCTTTCTTCGAACACTTAAAACAGGTATCGTTAATGTGAGGGCATACTGCATGAGTGTGGCTCGGGGAACCACAGCGGTAGCAAACTAGTAGCGGCTTACCAGCTCTCGTTTGTACCTCGTACAGATCAGCATGTGCCTCTCTACTATCGTCTTCAACTTTGTGCAGCTGTGTGGCCAATGCTTCCACGACTCGAGTCTCGGCGACATTCTTCCGGGCTGCTTCCATGGCCAGAGCGCGGTCCACTGCTCTCGAGAACGTCAACGTGTCGCCCTCGGTAAAAAGTACTCGCTGCACGTCCTCACGGAGCAGTCCGCACACGATACGATCCCGTCGCGCTTCGTCTAAACTGGCTCCAAACTGGCAGGTCTGAGACAACTTGCGAAGTTCGGCAACATATTCCGGCAGGGGCTCACCTTCATGCTGTGCTCTGCGGTAAAACTTGGCTCGTTCGCCGATTACGGACGGCACTGGGGCCAGGTGGGCGTCCAAGATGCTCTTCAGCTGTTCGAAACTTTTAGCCGACGGCAGGTCAGGCGCCGTCAACGACTTCAGCAGCCCATACGTTCGCGGGCCGATGATGCTGAGGAATGCGTGCACCTTGTCGCTGTCAGGAACCTTGTTGACAATCAGAAAAGATGTCAACCTCTCCTTGTATGCCGTCCAGTCACTTGCGGTAACATCAAATGACTCCATCTGGCCAAGCTGTCCAGTCGACTGCATTGTCGCTTCTTTGTTATCCATGCACAGACAGCCGCAAAATCAGCATTCTTCAAAGTCCAACTTGGAACAGAGGCTGACTTTGAAAAGACTTGCCTTCTTCACCAAACTGACAGCGGCCTTCTGTCCCACCCTCGTCGACAGTGTTGTATCTCATGTCAGTGGGGGACCAGGCAAGGGATCAAACAGGAAAACGGTGTTTATTGCCCGAAGCTTACGGGCTCCTGGTTACATCTAGAATCAACGGTTCACGCACATAGCAAGACATTATAAGTACTTGTGCGCACATGCGCACTAACAGCAGTCTGCTTATCAGGCGCGCTATCGCCGACACAACAAAAGAGGACCATGGAGAGTTAcaaaaatgagaagaaagaaataggAACGAAAACTCTGTACGagaacacaaagggcagtgccatgctatttgaggctcgagccgaTTGTCCATGGACAAAaatataccggagcaaatattcggaacttGATGACGCATTTGTATGCCGCAgtgaaaatccggagaccactcagcacatcctaatgcagCGCGAGGGGATTTacccagtgagaaccgtaggtaacgtacaccttccagaagcgcttgggtttaaagtggacggaaacgtCACCCgatcgagataagcaagagacgtttagagtatcgCTGGAATAAATACAGGAAAGAGATTGGATCTCTTACAGTCATAGCTAGTGGTAAGGAGGTAGATTTtcgatgaaaagagagagagagaagggaagaaggaaaggcagggaggttaaccagactgactCCAGTGGGGAGGGGAgtggagagtgagagagagagagagaaaacttaggtgtaggatgtctatagtcgggcactcaagtctgttgccttcagctAGTGAAAAAttgctcgaactgctttctgtgCTAATGAACTGCGAGGctaggctcccaagatcttcgcttctgtaagtggcctgtcatccagtctattcaaggcacgctggagagtctgacgttgattatcgaagcgagaacagtggcacaaaaaatgactgatggtctcttcacacttgcacatagcgcacattggtgaatccgccattccaatacgctagttgtaggagttggtgaatgctactcctgatggaggaagaagaagaagacgacgctgtttgatctgttgtcacctcagctctgAAATTTTCCATAAGTTTTGCTATTCATTGagtgagttatttatatccttggaagacggacgcatctttaaggcggtactgtccctatggaaagggtacggctgctccggcgccggcataTTTAAAAGGAaagcgccatccgaaggaagcaAGCGTGGCGGAGGCGGCTACGGCCTCGCAAGGCGTGGAGCTTCCAGTCATCAGGGACGATcggcagtccagtgcgtcatcatcgctcagtggggacgactcaactatcgtcgaccctgaagaggaagtggctgatatggtGAAAGTGGACAGCGACGTCTTCAAGGTagtgagtcatcggaagcaaagaacggtcaGAATCCCTCGGTAGTTTTaccaacagagaaaggtgttgatttgagagagcggaaccctatcaggctcttcgaagacattaaagtactgctgggatctgctccgattcgcagtcgcttcacaacgcaaggtgctcttcatctagatatcgcaacggaagagcaagttgacattcttctccggtgctctcagattggtgacataagagttaaagcccggttgccccactcctacatgactaacacatgtgttattaggggagtaccagtgtggtattcggaaagcgacctccttgactacttgaaaccgcaaggtgcgTGTTTTGCACGTGAAACGTATGATGCGCCGGGTGgagaatcaagaaaaagaatgggcagcgaagcctactaactctgttgtgcTAACGTTTGCTCCTAACACCGAGCGCCCAGgaaaaattgacctcggttttaccaagcatgcagtcaaagaattcgttgaaactcctccccgatgctttaagtgccaacgctttgggcatgtagccaaagtttgcatcaaagatcaacgttgcaaacgatgtggtggcgcccacgattacaaagcctgcaacgcagattttgcttgcgctaattgtgggggtgaccatccagcgagtttcggtggctgcctCTTCCGTGTTAGCGCCTTACGCcgtcgagtgtccttcattagtggtcccaaaccacgACCTACTGAGAAGCCGGTACCTGGAAGTGACAAGTTTCCTGCGTTAGAGTAGGCAGTTCGTAgcgtggtaacaagcaacgtcagtgagcgacctgaccatagcaagacggcaaagtcctctaTTGGTGAGTCGGTTGTCCGATCTGCTTCAGccaaaagtgtccaagttcctcagcgaccagatcacagccagactcgaagacaaggaggacattcccttgcctcaaaagagacgaagaaaccagctgcagcggccaagagtgggtcccagtccgcatattttgttgaagttgtgaggcagtgcgtcCAGCAAAATAAGGAGTTCAAAAATCGGGATCTGTCCcaccttctgcgagttttgtttgaagtcctccgttcgtatgttcaagcgatgcagactgacaccctgaagaactttctacagctcgttctttcctttgagtccatgattaacgccttcgcagcgatctttaccttataatatggctagttttgttcaacctcgtgcaactaaaaatcaccgaaaagtgccgtttattatgcaatggaactgcgctgggattataagtcgattagcagaactgaaattatttttgaaagaaacttgtgttccagtattggccctctcggaggctggcctaccaagggggagatctttgactggatatgtcgcacccacgaattgcagcataaagtcatttcccgcaggaagtgccgccctttacatacgaagagagattcctcatgtggctgtGAACGTCACCGATttttgcaccgatagtattgaggtagtgGCTGGGAGGATACGCctcggcttccgaactctttctatTGAATCCGTATCTCCGTATCTCCATCCGTATGTTGCATCCGTATCCGTGTCTcggcggaagaaggtagcaatggatttgtttctccagcagctttgtgaccattgcccagcgccccgaattatctgcggtgacttcaacgcccatcactctgtctggggtgacagaAACACAGactcccgcggacgcaaacttgtagaagttatcgacagtttggacctgtgtgTGGCCAATtacggaagtcccactttcttccggcctccagccggAAGATCATCTATAGACCCAACCTTGCATTCACCTGACGTCCGTGTGAAGTGGGCAAatgcacctgaccgcatgggcAGTGATCACTATACAAtattagtgtttactgccgacttccatatgcgcggcgcTAAAATGAGCCATTGTGTTAATTGGAGCAAATACAGGGAACAACTTGCAAGTGTTTCTGGAGATGTGATAGACAGAATTATTTATGgcaagatggctgctaccacggcgGTCAAGCTGCCTagtcattttccgactccggatttaaaactcaggaacctttgcggaGCGCGCAGAAGgtcggagcgacaactgatgcggaagaaggatgacagatccttgaagacgaccttcaacagGCTTAACTATGCCATTCGACGCCacacgaacaagctctgtaggtcgcagtgggcgtccttctgcgctagcttgactgttttttcaccgatgacgagaatttggcgagtcattggtagccttgctggtgtttctcgtcctagtaagcctttcgaagcgcttgcactgctcAAGAAGAAACCTCTcgcgtgcttggcagaggaatttgcagatgcatttgtaagtgcaagctcaggaattcatccctgtgctccgcctgcaacatctacgtctgttatggacgccccgttcacacttcgagagctacacaCAGcgctcagcagcctgcggcgtcgatgtgcatcaggtcctgacggcattaccaaccagatgatgGAGAACCTACCTctagaacaccggaagatgctcctaagctatctcaatcgagtatgCGAGACtagcgacgttcctccttcatgcaAGGTGGCTTGTGTTGTGCCAGTGCtcaagcccggcaaagaaattaCAGACTTGGCCTcatatcgtcctgtatcactgacttCGTGTGTGGCTAAGcccatggagaagctggcaagcaAGCGTTTATCATgttggctcgaagatagaaggacTTTGCCAACAAGCAAGACtggattccgcacaggtttaagcgcgcaagatagtgtcttggacttgataagtcATATcgaacatcatagagctttcggccgctcaacactagctattttcctagacgtatcaaaggcttgtGATAGcctccttcagagctcaatactaaataggtTGCAGGCCATAGGCATAcggggctatcttctgcgatttaTTCACTCacttatcagtgatcgtaaaattcaagtgcggttaggaagcACCATAAGCACAGAAAGGGCGGTTTCgcgaggtgtaccacagggaagtgttctttccccgacGCTGTTTatgttgtaatggctggtcttcccgctgaagtgcaaaaacattgcaggcatatccatatgtcgatatatgcggacgacatttgtatATGGTTaagcggatatcaacacaagcgtttagctctgataactcgacaggcattactttcagttcaaaattaccttcaaggtattgggttgactctctcggtggaaaaatctggcttcatcgtGTTTCCAGGTAGACGGAGACGGTATGCGCAGCTGAAGATAGACCTTCATCAATCTTGCCTTTGTCAATTGAAGCACAAgtgctttttgggcgtcattattgactgcCGTCTACAGTAGCGACGAGCTGGGGACTCTattgtgacatcactatctccgcgtctcaatgtgatccgtagagttgcaagtgagcaatgggtaaatcacccttcttcaatgatcaggctgcacgatgcactagtggcgagtcgaataatgtaccagctccctttaatttccccctcacTATCACAGGTCGAccgacttgaggttttgcacagaaagagcccaaggagggctcttggcgttccgcagactgctactaacaatgcagtactttatgaatctctatcgagacctcttagcctagtcgcttcacaaaggttattgatgcaaattggccgcctcaaacagacggcagccggccgagcccttctacagcgccttcgacagagatccgagtcccgagcgtacttggcccttaatactcttggttacctgggtcttgacgctaggggtcgaactaagaggttgaagcCACCTTTgtctttcgcgagcctcgattgttcgttgacaagtcctctcctttggcggcaacgcgttcgctcgtactggaacatcttgaaactgaatatgcacgtcagcttcaaatttttactgatggctctgtggacaaggccagaggatctagtgcagctgcttttcacattccctctttgaaatttgattggtcggttcgcttcactggagtcgtgtcctccacaacggccgaaggcgttgccattgaggcagctctaaagaagctacggttttgtacgcctcaacctgttatcattcttacagattcgaaatccgcccttcaaaggttagagcatgggttccctactgatgccttatgtctaagctccctacgctcgatgcacaatctccatatcaaaggcttatccatacgattccaatggatgccctcgcacataggtatcataggcaacgagatggtgggcagcctcgcccatagagcgctgtctgggaatcctttgagaaaagtgcctcaagaggacaagagactcttcagagaagcggtgtcgtgccacttcagctcTTTGTatagctcacctcacaagccatgtgtgatcaagggtctcaaaagaaaccaagccactttactgttccgcattcgcacgggctctgctcgtacccctgcgtggatgtagaagactggcctggcgttgtctcaattatgttcaacgtgtggtgtgtgcggcgacatagaacattaccttatgtgctgtactctgtataacgcggaaaggagtatGTTATTcaggtccctcaagaagacagaaagacagttctcttcaggacattgttttcccgcgcgggaaccagttagatAGGAAAGAGGTTTCTCGGCGTCTTTTAagttacctgcaggacacggatttggctccCACATGGTGACCTTAAGAATGATTaagtgtagttgtgaggtctgtgtctgatttatatgatttatgtattttaagtgtcgctacggtggagcaattgccggcagctactgcaaggctaatcccaccagtagcatacaaccactcaactcaactcaactcaactcaatgctactcctacccacagccgaaacagcagtgttgcgtcacgtcgtgaaaggttcgctggtaatttaagtttcagtaaCGAGCTctctatgaaaaaaaatttttttcgatgaaaaaaatattaagaTGTATACATAAATGCTAGATAAAAATCATGTTtagcatacctgaataaattAAGCAGGCGAAGTGACTATTTGTCAGCACCTCATTTTACAGGGGATCCtactaaatcatcatcatcatcacgagaAGTGCCAGAGAGGAGCTAGGCTACGTACACGCCTCATTCACACGGTGTGTTGCTACACTGCATCAATGCTAAATAATCGCATAGCATTAACgccgacattcatcgtgagatggatcCTAccagccccctttttttttggaaACACTCCTAGTGCGGAACACTGGGCTAGCAGTCAGTTACATGACTAATCTGGGAGGTTGTATGACATTCATACGACTTTAAAATAGAGGAACGTTCAAGAATTGAAAGCGGATCATGGATGAAAAATGTTTCGCAACAACGCGCGAGACAATTTATTTTTAACGCAATAAGGACAAACCAATTGTGCTCCCCTAGGCGAAATTGTAACCGCCCTCTTCGTGAGTGAAACTtccacagctttcttttttttcgtggtgCCGTCTAATTTGGTTACATGAAATGTGGAAGATTCCAGCACCAGCCTGTAACATATAGACTGTCGCCGTGCTGATTACTGCCGCGTATGTAGTACAGGATCCATTTCCCATACATTGCTACAGTGGTGTCAGCAGTCCGATGCATGCTCTAATTCTTCTTCCCTTATCTGCTTCTTTAACTACGTTATGCGGATGTGCACCATTATTTCAGGAAGATGTTAATTCACTTCTCAAAGAAAAGCAACTGCTGCATGTAGGTTCTGATATCTTTTTTATTCGGAGCAGAACGACAAGGTGATATTGTGTAATCTTGCGCTGACCTTTGTTTTCAGATGCAACAAATAGCCACTGCTGTTAACCACCTCTTTTCTACTATGCATACTTCGAGTAGCGGATAGTTTCTCGCACCAATCGTTTTAAAGATGGCAGGAGCTATTACAATAAATAACGAGGTAACACTGCACTACACGGGGTAATTTGCTTTAAATGACTGCGGGCTCAGCGGGCCACTATGTTTATTGTACATCCTCCGCATATTGCACGTCATTGATGATTGGCTGAATACTTTTTATTTCGGCTGCCAGCCAGCAACCCTCGTTCTGCAATGTCCTTCTTGTGCAGGAATTTGTATCAATTTTGATCAGCTGATAGTGCAAGTGAGTGCGTGGCACAGGCGGTAATGACGAGTTTCCCGTTCTGCAGCTACTTCCAGCGCAAAGAGTCATCAAAATGATAGTCTTCGGGATCAGTGTTTGTCATACAGAGGTAGCTGTCACTGGGGAGGaaatttggacaccacctattgtcTCAACCAGTGTTCTAAAGCGACATTTCTCCTGCATTCTTCCATGATGGACAGTTGAGGGCTAGCGTTCGGCGCCTTACGTACGCTATACTCAACCCCACTGCGGGAGGATATGTTGTGGGTTATTTAAGAACATTGAGGTTGACGAACGAGCATAATAATGCGAAGAAAACGTTAAAAGACAGGGCACTGCCTAGTACCTCATGCCAAACATTGCCAAGCCAAGACAATTAGGTGGCAGTGATCCTGTTGTCTTTATCAATGCGCAGAGAACATGAGCTCTTCTAGAGCACTTGAAGGCCACAGGCTTGAGTTCCCGATTACGGAAACGTTGAATCTTTTTTCTGCATGTGATTGATCTTAACTCTTGTATTTCTCTCGTTTCGCTCCAGCATCACCATCCCACCGTATAGGATAGCAAAGTCGAAAAAAGTTTAGCCAAACTTCCTGGCTTTCCTTCCCTCTACCATATCCTCCTGAAAGCCGCACTACAAGATTCACTTCTCCTAATATTTATTAAATTTGTGTATAAACTCTTGATTATCACTTTTGTCCATCGTATATCTGTCGCCAAGTACATTTGTCGTCGCTTTTTTCGAGCCGTTTTCACCTTTTCAAACATTTTCAATCCCGCCTGGGTGCCTTAGTGGCtaatggtgttgcgctgctaagcacaaagtcaCAGGAGCAAGTGCCAGCTGCGGTGGcagcatttcagtgggggcgcaatgcaaaaacgctcgtgtctcGGGAAATAtgtcctggtggtcaaaattattgcggagttccccactgcggcgtgcctcataactaaGTTGtcgtttaggcacgtaaaaccgcaaacctcaattcaattcaattcgcaTATTTTCAAGCCGCTTCTTTTCCTGCCATGGCTACATACGTATTTCGTTACAGAAAGTGTTCAAAGCTCAATGCATAGTTGCAGCCTGAAACAAAAGACTGACGGAAGTGATAGGCACCACACATATAACGCTCCATTTTGACTTATATTACTGTTGTTCGCAGAAATAACACGTATGTATGAACTCTGTAATAAGAACATTCGCCTTATTAAGCATAGTTTTCCCGGCCTCAGCACCTTTGGACCTCGCCATATTCGGTGCTGATCACTCGCTGGCACGCCGACAGAGGCCACGGGTTGTGTCCTAGCACCTCTTGGGCTCCCCTAAAGAAAGTACGCTAAATCGCGGACGACGTAATCCTAGCGTCGTTGACGGGCTTCTCTCTGGCTCACAGTACACGCGAGGCACGAGAATTTTCCGAAGCGCACTCAGTTGCAGCACGCAAGCCTCGAACTTCATCCAGCAGCGCGACACTCGCGCGCGTGCCTCGACGCTGTACTTACACACCCGCCGCGGGCGGATGGCGCGCGCACGCACCTACGAACGCTGGCGCGTGCCGGAGACGCTTGGCGAAGATGTAATCCTTGGCCCAGTTTAAGCGCTCACAACAGCGAGCCCGCATTGTCGACGCCGGAGggcgagaaagagagaaggaagaaaTTCACGCACACTCTCGCTTCAGGAGCATtttatataaacgagaagaagggcAACCCAGGGGCCCGAGTTTTTTattcatgtcataagaagccagcaaaggcaccaacgacaacataattacttgtatttacaagttgagttaaagaaatgataaataatggaagtgaaaatggatgaaaagaaaCAACTGGTCGAcagtgggaaacgatcccacgtcttcgcattgcgcgtgcgatgctcttaccatgcagtagttctagtagtaaaacatataAACCCAGAGAGCGGATGGCAAAAAAGCGttgcggtagctcaactggtaagagCACTGCGCGCGTAATGCGTGAAGGTCGCATGGTTTCCTGCCTGTGgcagttgtttttccatccatttTGTTTTCCGTTGATTTATCAtccaattagtaagtacaagtaatttcgcctatgttgtccttggtgtttttgtatgttggcttcttctgatatgactatacatatatatcaagagagagagagagaaacggatggagagagagagtgatAAACTCAGCCGTTGATCGTGTCGACAGACTTACGGTACTTCGAGCTGGCTAAATCTCTGTCATCTTTTCCGAACCTCTGTTTCCTCAAGATAAAAAGAAACTAGAGTGAACGCCGAAGGCTTCTAGAAAGAGAGAATATAGACAACGTAAGGGGGGGAAAGAAACCAGGCACAAGTGTTAAAAGAAAACATGCCCACATAAGCGAGGCGGCTAGGGGACTATTTCTCACCTCGGAACATGCGCCTCCGTCTGTGCAGTATCCTTCCCTCAATTCTGCGCGTGCGTACGTGCGCTTGCGCGTGTGTATGGATATTCCTGTGCACGTgccttctgtttctttgtttttaatttttttctcgtgccattttccttttttcttgcgtgtttttgtCTTACCTAGCGTGGTATCAGAGCGGCAAAGGCACGTCGTTTTACAGGCTATTGAATAGTGATGCTTTTCTTGTTTCCGCGCAGTCGGTCAGACAAAAAGGAAAACATTCAGGGAGACCGGCAAAATAGCGaactttttgtgtttttttttctttcgcttcctTCCCATTGCGCCAGTATTGGTATATATATCACCTTTTACAGTGGCCAAGAAATAGCGCCGCTGTTTCTTCGACGTAAATTATTCTGCCACGTGGCGCCCCatctttctattctttctttttctttcaaacgTAGTTTTCAGTTTTCGTTTCCGGCACTATTCTCACCTTACGCTTTCATCGCGCTGAGAACCGAGCACAAAATCGAGAACGTGGAACGTAATTCAGTCGTTTCGCAACAaccaggaaaaaataaagaaagacgtttCCGCCAGTAGTGCCGCGACGACACCAGAGATACGACAGTGATTCCGCAAAGGCAGTCGTTAGCATTATCATTTCTGAGCTGAAGTGCTGTGTCATTACGCGTTATCGTCGCGATCACTTTCGTTCTCCGACAAAGTGTATTATCCGTTCTCAATGCATGTTCCGTGTAATGAGCCGTATGCGAAAAGCTGCCGTTCCGATCTTGAAGTCCTTGCCGTGTCTCGCTTCTGTCGAATGATCCTTGCAGCAATTGCCATATCGTCGCGGGGTCCTGGCGTCTTGCCGACCTGATAGTCCGTAGTTGAATATAGCAGTCGGCACAATGTCATGTAGCCCGGCAATGTGGCTACTTCACGAGTCGCGCGATTTCACCGGAATGCCGAGGCATTGCTCTAGAAAGCCACTGTGTCTTTAATGAAGCAATGCTATATTGCAGTCGCTCAGACacgctcactcgctcactcgctcgctcgctcgctcgctcactcactcactcactcactcactcactcactcactcactcactcactcactcactcactcactcactcactcactcactcactcactcactcactcactcactcactcactcactcactcactcactcactcactcactcactcactcactcagactTTGTAGAGTGAATCATCAAGGCAAGGTAAATTGTACATGGCAATCACTTTCGTGTAATTTGTGGATCAGAGGTGGCATTGTATACTGGTGAACCCGTCCGCTCCTCGCACTGTCTAGCGTTCAACAAAATTTTAATATGCAGAGTCAAATATGAGTATGTAGAGCACTTGTACAAGCTATCAGGCGCCATCGAAATATTATAGGTAATGCAAACcgcctcatctctctctctcatttcttcGTCAAAGTGGTTCACGTGCGCTTTAAGCTCCAAGTATAGTGCGCAGTTGTTTTCGATAAGGAAGTATCGAAGTGCTCGGTGCAGTGCTGTTGCTTTTCATCTACATAAAACCTGAACCTGCGAAACATAAACCAGCGCTGCCAACggctatgaaaaaaagaaaaacaagcgagCAAACAGTATATCTAA comes from the Dermacentor variabilis isolate Ectoservices chromosome 2, ASM5094787v1, whole genome shotgun sequence genome and includes:
- the LOC142573340 gene encoding uncharacterized protein LOC142573340 — translated: MQSTGQLGQMESFDVTASDWTAYKERLTSFLIVNKVPDSDKVHAFLSIIGPRTYGLLKSLTAPDLPSAKSFEQLKSILDAHLAPVPSVIGERAKFYRRAQHEGEPLPEYVAELRKLSQTCQFGASLDEARRDRIVCGLLREDVQRVLFTEGDTLTFSRAVDRALAMEAARKNVAETRVVEALATQLHKVEDDSREAHADLYEVQTRAGKPLLVCYRCGSPSHTHAVCPHINDTCFKCSKKGHIQRACRSSNRQCHDGYKKKRSLKTLKVVTQEPTISISKQGAASRAPIFVKLNINDAPVEMELDTGAAVSIMPFKQFKKRLPSTSYRSTDVTLRTYTGALVRPCGVAVVNVQYSGRTAQLPLYLVDQAGPPLLGREWLHTLRLDWDSIWGLNYISRGQPKWMPAVVMAQTGPVSFKVRVSTPSGCLEWRRHKNQLLQSTTVPAENVVQDDEFSVGPHSDLGSGPAAENSVEGDGFTVGPHSDPGSGQAFSVPPASVSLSPPTSQADTARGDEDRRYPIRNRRPPDRFQAGT